From Eleftheria terrae, the proteins below share one genomic window:
- a CDS encoding reverse transcriptase family protein — translation MSERQPTRAELLERIEASSKDAVVLAEMQRLGFWPADSGPPGIEATLIEREAELAQALNQLQAELHEKGDPQRALKAMRQERMARARERREATAQARERRRHERALRWHQARQQQAGYLGAGVSGGLQPQGLDDAAREKLRRHGLPELQTPQALAEAMGISLAELKFLSFHREVARTTHYRRFALPKKTGGERIISAPMPRLKRAQYWVLDQLLAKVPCHEAAHGFLAGRNIVSNAAPHCGQTVVINLDLKDFFPSIGYPRIKGVFAGLGYGEDVASVLALLCSENACDELQVDGERFYVGGKGRDRVLPQGAPTSPMLTNILCRKLDRRLAGLARKLGFAYTRYADDLTFSASGEAAQSVGRLLRQVHHVLEDEGFVPHPDKQRVMRAGSRQEVTGVVVNQQPAASREQRRALRAALHRAHTGGLDSARWQGEPATRERLLGYAQFVQMVNPRQGATLLAQARALPTAARPAARAPEMFRQHAARGEAPPRASGAAWWQPAPRPEPVLQLTAGQIKARRDERLARQRAEREGRPVEAPATPVAGRGAIDLRKPADSAVATPPAAPQDKLPPISWWRYLLQVGLLVKLAVTLKSPLLFMLGAVWLGVSLVQRRLGWPRYLLGLALSAAVAYAVGM, via the coding sequence ATGAGCGAGCGGCAACCCACCCGAGCCGAACTGCTCGAACGCATCGAGGCCTCCAGCAAGGACGCGGTCGTGCTGGCCGAGATGCAGCGCCTGGGCTTCTGGCCGGCCGACAGCGGGCCGCCCGGCATCGAGGCGACACTGATCGAGCGCGAGGCCGAGCTGGCGCAGGCGCTGAACCAGCTGCAGGCGGAGCTGCACGAAAAGGGCGACCCGCAACGCGCACTCAAGGCCATGCGCCAGGAGCGCATGGCGCGCGCGCGCGAGCGCCGCGAGGCCACCGCCCAGGCGCGTGAGCGGCGCCGCCATGAACGGGCGCTGCGCTGGCACCAGGCGCGCCAGCAGCAGGCCGGCTACCTGGGCGCAGGGGTGTCGGGCGGCCTGCAGCCACAGGGCCTGGACGATGCGGCCCGCGAGAAGCTGCGCCGCCACGGGCTGCCCGAGCTGCAGACACCGCAGGCGCTGGCCGAGGCGATGGGCATCAGCCTGGCGGAGCTGAAGTTCCTGAGCTTCCACCGCGAGGTGGCCCGCACCACCCACTACCGGCGCTTCGCCTTGCCGAAGAAGACCGGCGGCGAGCGCATCATCTCGGCGCCCATGCCGCGGCTCAAGCGCGCCCAGTACTGGGTGCTGGACCAGCTGCTGGCCAAGGTGCCCTGCCACGAGGCGGCGCACGGCTTCCTTGCGGGCCGCAACATCGTCTCCAACGCCGCGCCGCATTGCGGCCAGACGGTGGTGATCAACCTGGACCTGAAGGACTTCTTCCCGAGCATCGGCTACCCGCGCATCAAGGGCGTCTTTGCCGGCCTGGGCTATGGCGAGGACGTGGCCAGCGTGCTGGCCCTGCTGTGCAGCGAGAACGCCTGTGACGAGCTGCAGGTGGACGGCGAGCGCTTCTACGTCGGCGGCAAGGGCCGCGACCGCGTGCTGCCACAGGGCGCGCCGACCAGCCCCATGCTGACCAACATCCTGTGCCGCAAGCTCGACCGGCGCCTGGCCGGGCTGGCCCGCAAGCTTGGCTTTGCCTACACCCGCTATGCGGACGACCTGACCTTCTCGGCCTCGGGCGAGGCTGCGCAGTCGGTCGGCCGGCTGCTGCGACAGGTGCACCACGTGCTCGAGGACGAAGGCTTCGTGCCACATCCCGACAAGCAGCGGGTGATGCGCGCCGGCAGCCGCCAGGAGGTGACGGGCGTGGTCGTGAACCAGCAGCCCGCCGCCTCGCGCGAGCAGCGGCGGGCCCTGCGGGCGGCGCTGCACCGCGCCCACACCGGCGGGCTGGACAGCGCCCGCTGGCAAGGCGAGCCGGCCACCCGCGAGCGCCTGCTGGGTTATGCGCAGTTCGTGCAGATGGTGAACCCGCGCCAGGGGGCGACGCTGCTGGCCCAGGCCCGGGCGCTGCCCACGGCCGCGCGCCCGGCCGCCAGGGCCCCGGAAATGTTCCGGCAGCATGCCGCCCGCGGCGAGGCGCCACCGCGCGCCAGTGGAGCCGCCTGGTGGCAGCCGGCGCCGCGGCCCGAACCGGTGCTGCAGCTGACGGCCGGCCAGATCAAGGCCCGGCGGGACGAGCGCCTGGCCCGCCAGCGTGCCGAGCGCGAAGGCCGGCCCGTCGAGGCGCCGGCCACCCCGGTCGCCGGCCGCGGCGCGATCGACCTGCGCAAGCCGGCCGACAGCGCAGTCGCCACGCCGCCAGCGGCCCCGCAGGACAAGCTGCCGCCCATCTCCTGGTGGCGCTACCTGCTGCAGGTGGGCCTGCTGGTGAAGCTGGCGGTGACGCTGAAAAGCCCGCTGCTGTTCATGCTCGGCGCCGTCTGGCTGGGCGTGTCGCTGGTGCAGCGCCGGCTCGGCTGGCCGCGCTACCTGCTGGGGCTCGCGCTGAGCGCGGCAGTGGCGTATGCGGTGGGGATGTAG